In one Drosophila pseudoobscura strain MV-25-SWS-2005 chromosome X, UCI_Dpse_MV25, whole genome shotgun sequence genomic region, the following are encoded:
- the Pdk1 gene encoding 3-phosphoinositide-dependent protein kinase 1 isoform X1: MYSKRSCSVLKPSCCRRYTNFPTASRCPSNETELILRCRYVTFAVFTLDSNGTQQQQQLQPCSGASIAAAATIVSAASSSSSSSNSSCSSIEQTQTSSQQQQTFNIAATTATTQAATMPSAMAKEKATTPVSLSESNFMELKLKEQLVVVVEAMAATTAASRLQQHTCGCGAASATTIGTGSATTTMTTTENNNNSRYGSSNKYLTNGHTSPLAAAVASNSSSVASTPQCSKVCCRHQYQNGISHELRQQQQKDLLDMLQQHQQQQQQQQQQQQQQQQQQQQQQQQQQQQQQQQQQQQQQQQQQQNPPPRRSPNDFIFGRYIGEGSFSMVYLAVDIHSRREYAIKVCEKRLILRERKQDYIKREREVMHMMTSVPGFVNLSCTFQDQRSLYFVMTYARKGDLLPYINRVGSFDVACTRHYAAELVLACEHMHRRNVVHRDLKPENILLDEDMHTLIADFGSAKVMTPRERAFASEHCSETRRGNSDDDDEDSDKLIYDDEEYYDKDSELDDGDDDQQHTADEMDSPRHRQRRYARRRKGSFVGTAQYVSPEVLQNGPITPAADLWALGCIIYQMISGLPPFRGTNDYVIFKEILDCTVDFPQGFDKDAEDLVRKLLKIEPRDRLGAQDEFGYYDSIRAHPFFAGVNWETLRQQTPPPIYPYLPGVSQDEDFRSSYSVPGDLEPGLDERQITRLLSAELGVAMPAKRSTAKNSFDLSDAEKLQRLEQQKTDKWHVFADGEVILKKGFVNKRKGLFARKRMLLLTTGPRLIYIDPVQMIKKGEIRWSPELRAEYKNFKIFFVHTPSRTYYLDDPEGYAIHWSEAIENMRKLSYGDSTSSSASSSASTSSSSTGAATISCSSRSSNSLAVAAAHSNSSAASSNSSPTARRSSPVNALGSRQQQEAKTTGTSPTKKTASK; this comes from the exons AGCAACGGtacacaacaacagcagcagcttcagcccTGCAGCGGGGCCAGCATTGCAGCGGCCGCCACCATCgtctcggctgcatcttcgagcagcagcagcagcaacagcagttgcagcagcattGAGCAGACACAGACGTCgtcgcagcaacagcaaacgtTCAACATTgctgccacaacagcaacgacaCAAGCGGCTACCATGCCGTCGGCAATGGCCAAGGAGAAAGCCACAACGCCAGTGTCCTTAAGCGAATCGAATTTCatggaactgaaactgaaagaGCAGCTGGTCGTCGTCGTTGAAGCCATGGCCGCCACCACAGCGGCGTCCCGATTGCAACAGCACACGTGCGGCTGTGGGGCAGCCTCTGCCACAACTATCGGCACCGGCAGTGCCACAACGACGATGACAACAAcggagaacaacaacaacagccgctatggcagcagcaacaagtaTCTGACAAACG GCCACACATCGCCTTTGGCAGCAGCGGTGGCCAGCAACAGTTCGTCTGTTGCCTCGACGCCGCAGTGCAGCAAAGTTTGCTGTCGGCATCAGTACCAAAATGGAATTTCCCACGAAttgaggcagcaacagcaaaaggaCCTCCTGGACatgttgcagcagcatcaacagcaacagcagcagcagcagcaacaacaacagcagcaacaacagcagcagcagcaacaacaacagcagcaacaacagcagcaacaacaacaacagcagcagcagcagcagcagcaacaacaacagaatccTCCGCCTCGCAGATCCCCAAATGATTTCATCTTTGGCCGCTACATCGGGGAAGGCAGCTTCAGCATGGTCTACCTGGCGGTGGACATTCACTCGCGACGCGAGTATGCAA TTAAAGTCTGCGAGAAGCGGCTGATCCTGCGCGAGCGCAAACAGGACTACATTAAGCGGGAGCGCGAGGTGATGCACATGATGACCAGTGTGCCCGGCTTCGTGAATCTCTCGTGCACTTTCCAAGACCAGCGTTCCCTCTACTTTGTGATGACCTACGCCCGCAAGGGCGACCTTCTGCCGTACATCAACCGGGTGGGCAGCTTCGATGTGGCCTGCACCCGTCACTATGCCGCCGAGCTGGTGCTCGCCTGCGAGCACATGCACCGCCGCAACGTCGTCCACCGCGACCTCAAGCCCGAGAACATCCTGCTCGACGAGGACATGCACACTCTTATCGCCGACTTTGGCTCCGCCAAGGTGATGACACCCCGCGAGCGTGCCTTTGCCTCCGAGCACTGTTCGGAAACGCGGCGCGGCAACTCggacgacgatgacgaggacAGCGACAAGCTGATCTACGATGACGAGGAGTATTACGACAAGGATTCGGAGTTGgatgatggcgatgacgatCAGCAGCACACCGCCGACGAGATGGACTCCCCGCGTCACCGCCAGCGCCGCTATGCTCGCCGTCGCAAGGGCAGCTTTGTGGGCACCGCCCAGTACGTGTCACCGGAGGTCCTGCAGAACGGCCCCATCACGCCCGCCGCCGATCTGTGGGCATTGGGCTGCATCATTTACCAAATGATCTCGGGCCTGCCGCCCTTCCGTGGCACCAACGACTATGTCATCTTCAAGGAGATCCTCGACTGTACCGTGGACTTCCCGCAGGGCTTCGACAAGGATGCCGAGGATCTAGTCAGGAAGCTGCTCAAGATCGAGCCCCGCGACCGCCTCGGCGCCCAGGATGAGTTCGGCTACTACGACAGCATCCGTGCACATCCCTTCTTCGCCGGCGTCAACTGGGAAACACTCCGCCAACAGACTCCACCTCCCATCTACCCCTACCTGCCCGGCGTCAGCCAGGACGAGGACTTCCGCTCCAGCTACAGTGTGCCCGGGGATCTGGAGCCCGGTCTCGATGAGCGCCAGATCACCCGCCTGCTCAGCGCCGAACTGGGAGTGGCCATGCCCGCCAAGCGGTCCACAGCTAAGA ACTCCTTTGACTTGAGCGATGCCGAGAAGCTGCAGCGTCTGGAGCAGCAGAAGACTGACAAGTGGCATGTGTTTGCCGACGGCGAGGTGATCCTCAAGAAGGGATTCGTGAACAAGCGCAAGGGACTGTTTGCCCGCAAGCGTATGCTTCTGCTCACGACTGGACCCCGCCTCATCTACATCGATCCAGTGCAGATGATCAAGAAGGGCGAGATCCGCTGGAGTCCTGAACTGCGGGCCGAATACAAGAACTTTAAGATCTTCTTTGTCCATACG CCGAGTCGCACCTACTACTTGGACGATCCCGAGGGCTATGCCATTCACTGGTCCGAGGCCATCGAGAATATGCGCAAGCTGAGCTACGGCGACTCCACCTCCTCATCCGCTTCCTCATCGGCCTCGACGTCATCGTCGTCGACGGGAGCCGCTACCATATCCTGCTcgagccgcagcagcaacagtctGGCTGTGGCCGCCGCCCACTCGAATTCATCTGCCGCCTCCTCGAACAGCTCTCCAACGGCACGACGCAGCTCGCCGGTGAATGCGCTCGGCAGCCGGCAACAGCAGGAGGCGAAAACAACGGGGACGTCGCCGACAAAGAAGACGGCGTCCAAGTGA
- the Pdk1 gene encoding 3-phosphoinositide-dependent protein kinase 1 isoform X2 — MKCKSWSNKFNNFVVRRFKASIKSNGTQQQQQLQPCSGASIAAAATIVSAASSSSSSSNSSCSSIEQTQTSSQQQQTFNIAATTATTQAATMPSAMAKEKATTPVSLSESNFMELKLKEQLVVVVEAMAATTAASRLQQHTCGCGAASATTIGTGSATTTMTTTENNNNSRYGSSNKYLTNGHTSPLAAAVASNSSSVASTPQCSKVCCRHQYQNGISHELRQQQQKDLLDMLQQHQQQQQQQQQQQQQQQQQQQQQQQQQQQQQQQQQQQQQQQQQQQNPPPRRSPNDFIFGRYIGEGSFSMVYLAVDIHSRREYAIKVCEKRLILRERKQDYIKREREVMHMMTSVPGFVNLSCTFQDQRSLYFVMTYARKGDLLPYINRVGSFDVACTRHYAAELVLACEHMHRRNVVHRDLKPENILLDEDMHTLIADFGSAKVMTPRERAFASEHCSETRRGNSDDDDEDSDKLIYDDEEYYDKDSELDDGDDDQQHTADEMDSPRHRQRRYARRRKGSFVGTAQYVSPEVLQNGPITPAADLWALGCIIYQMISGLPPFRGTNDYVIFKEILDCTVDFPQGFDKDAEDLVRKLLKIEPRDRLGAQDEFGYYDSIRAHPFFAGVNWETLRQQTPPPIYPYLPGVSQDEDFRSSYSVPGDLEPGLDERQITRLLSAELGVAMPAKRSTAKNSFDLSDAEKLQRLEQQKTDKWHVFADGEVILKKGFVNKRKGLFARKRMLLLTTGPRLIYIDPVQMIKKGEIRWSPELRAEYKNFKIFFVHTPSRTYYLDDPEGYAIHWSEAIENMRKLSYGDSTSSSASSSASTSSSSTGAATISCSSRSSNSLAVAAAHSNSSAASSNSSPTARRSSPVNALGSRQQQEAKTTGTSPTKKTASK; from the exons AGCAACGGtacacaacaacagcagcagcttcagcccTGCAGCGGGGCCAGCATTGCAGCGGCCGCCACCATCgtctcggctgcatcttcgagcagcagcagcagcaacagcagttgcagcagcattGAGCAGACACAGACGTCgtcgcagcaacagcaaacgtTCAACATTgctgccacaacagcaacgacaCAAGCGGCTACCATGCCGTCGGCAATGGCCAAGGAGAAAGCCACAACGCCAGTGTCCTTAAGCGAATCGAATTTCatggaactgaaactgaaagaGCAGCTGGTCGTCGTCGTTGAAGCCATGGCCGCCACCACAGCGGCGTCCCGATTGCAACAGCACACGTGCGGCTGTGGGGCAGCCTCTGCCACAACTATCGGCACCGGCAGTGCCACAACGACGATGACAACAAcggagaacaacaacaacagccgctatggcagcagcaacaagtaTCTGACAAACG GCCACACATCGCCTTTGGCAGCAGCGGTGGCCAGCAACAGTTCGTCTGTTGCCTCGACGCCGCAGTGCAGCAAAGTTTGCTGTCGGCATCAGTACCAAAATGGAATTTCCCACGAAttgaggcagcaacagcaaaaggaCCTCCTGGACatgttgcagcagcatcaacagcaacagcagcagcagcagcaacaacaacagcagcaacaacagcagcagcagcaacaacaacagcagcaacaacagcagcaacaacaacaacagcagcagcagcagcagcagcaacaacaacagaatccTCCGCCTCGCAGATCCCCAAATGATTTCATCTTTGGCCGCTACATCGGGGAAGGCAGCTTCAGCATGGTCTACCTGGCGGTGGACATTCACTCGCGACGCGAGTATGCAA TTAAAGTCTGCGAGAAGCGGCTGATCCTGCGCGAGCGCAAACAGGACTACATTAAGCGGGAGCGCGAGGTGATGCACATGATGACCAGTGTGCCCGGCTTCGTGAATCTCTCGTGCACTTTCCAAGACCAGCGTTCCCTCTACTTTGTGATGACCTACGCCCGCAAGGGCGACCTTCTGCCGTACATCAACCGGGTGGGCAGCTTCGATGTGGCCTGCACCCGTCACTATGCCGCCGAGCTGGTGCTCGCCTGCGAGCACATGCACCGCCGCAACGTCGTCCACCGCGACCTCAAGCCCGAGAACATCCTGCTCGACGAGGACATGCACACTCTTATCGCCGACTTTGGCTCCGCCAAGGTGATGACACCCCGCGAGCGTGCCTTTGCCTCCGAGCACTGTTCGGAAACGCGGCGCGGCAACTCggacgacgatgacgaggacAGCGACAAGCTGATCTACGATGACGAGGAGTATTACGACAAGGATTCGGAGTTGgatgatggcgatgacgatCAGCAGCACACCGCCGACGAGATGGACTCCCCGCGTCACCGCCAGCGCCGCTATGCTCGCCGTCGCAAGGGCAGCTTTGTGGGCACCGCCCAGTACGTGTCACCGGAGGTCCTGCAGAACGGCCCCATCACGCCCGCCGCCGATCTGTGGGCATTGGGCTGCATCATTTACCAAATGATCTCGGGCCTGCCGCCCTTCCGTGGCACCAACGACTATGTCATCTTCAAGGAGATCCTCGACTGTACCGTGGACTTCCCGCAGGGCTTCGACAAGGATGCCGAGGATCTAGTCAGGAAGCTGCTCAAGATCGAGCCCCGCGACCGCCTCGGCGCCCAGGATGAGTTCGGCTACTACGACAGCATCCGTGCACATCCCTTCTTCGCCGGCGTCAACTGGGAAACACTCCGCCAACAGACTCCACCTCCCATCTACCCCTACCTGCCCGGCGTCAGCCAGGACGAGGACTTCCGCTCCAGCTACAGTGTGCCCGGGGATCTGGAGCCCGGTCTCGATGAGCGCCAGATCACCCGCCTGCTCAGCGCCGAACTGGGAGTGGCCATGCCCGCCAAGCGGTCCACAGCTAAGA ACTCCTTTGACTTGAGCGATGCCGAGAAGCTGCAGCGTCTGGAGCAGCAGAAGACTGACAAGTGGCATGTGTTTGCCGACGGCGAGGTGATCCTCAAGAAGGGATTCGTGAACAAGCGCAAGGGACTGTTTGCCCGCAAGCGTATGCTTCTGCTCACGACTGGACCCCGCCTCATCTACATCGATCCAGTGCAGATGATCAAGAAGGGCGAGATCCGCTGGAGTCCTGAACTGCGGGCCGAATACAAGAACTTTAAGATCTTCTTTGTCCATACG CCGAGTCGCACCTACTACTTGGACGATCCCGAGGGCTATGCCATTCACTGGTCCGAGGCCATCGAGAATATGCGCAAGCTGAGCTACGGCGACTCCACCTCCTCATCCGCTTCCTCATCGGCCTCGACGTCATCGTCGTCGACGGGAGCCGCTACCATATCCTGCTcgagccgcagcagcaacagtctGGCTGTGGCCGCCGCCCACTCGAATTCATCTGCCGCCTCCTCGAACAGCTCTCCAACGGCACGACGCAGCTCGCCGGTGAATGCGCTCGGCAGCCGGCAACAGCAGGAGGCGAAAACAACGGGGACGTCGCCGACAAAGAAGACGGCGTCCAAGTGA
- the Pdk1 gene encoding 3-phosphoinositide-dependent protein kinase 1 isoform X3: MEGLPILQQSNGTQQQQQLQPCSGASIAAAATIVSAASSSSSSSNSSCSSIEQTQTSSQQQQTFNIAATTATTQAATMPSAMAKEKATTPVSLSESNFMELKLKEQLVVVVEAMAATTAASRLQQHTCGCGAASATTIGTGSATTTMTTTENNNNSRYGSSNKYLTNGHTSPLAAAVASNSSSVASTPQCSKVCCRHQYQNGISHELRQQQQKDLLDMLQQHQQQQQQQQQQQQQQQQQQQQQQQQQQQQQQQQQQQQQQQQQQQNPPPRRSPNDFIFGRYIGEGSFSMVYLAVDIHSRREYAIKVCEKRLILRERKQDYIKREREVMHMMTSVPGFVNLSCTFQDQRSLYFVMTYARKGDLLPYINRVGSFDVACTRHYAAELVLACEHMHRRNVVHRDLKPENILLDEDMHTLIADFGSAKVMTPRERAFASEHCSETRRGNSDDDDEDSDKLIYDDEEYYDKDSELDDGDDDQQHTADEMDSPRHRQRRYARRRKGSFVGTAQYVSPEVLQNGPITPAADLWALGCIIYQMISGLPPFRGTNDYVIFKEILDCTVDFPQGFDKDAEDLVRKLLKIEPRDRLGAQDEFGYYDSIRAHPFFAGVNWETLRQQTPPPIYPYLPGVSQDEDFRSSYSVPGDLEPGLDERQITRLLSAELGVAMPAKRSTAKNSFDLSDAEKLQRLEQQKTDKWHVFADGEVILKKGFVNKRKGLFARKRMLLLTTGPRLIYIDPVQMIKKGEIRWSPELRAEYKNFKIFFVHTPSRTYYLDDPEGYAIHWSEAIENMRKLSYGDSTSSSASSSASTSSSSTGAATISCSSRSSNSLAVAAAHSNSSAASSNSSPTARRSSPVNALGSRQQQEAKTTGTSPTKKTASK, from the exons AGCAACGGtacacaacaacagcagcagcttcagcccTGCAGCGGGGCCAGCATTGCAGCGGCCGCCACCATCgtctcggctgcatcttcgagcagcagcagcagcaacagcagttgcagcagcattGAGCAGACACAGACGTCgtcgcagcaacagcaaacgtTCAACATTgctgccacaacagcaacgacaCAAGCGGCTACCATGCCGTCGGCAATGGCCAAGGAGAAAGCCACAACGCCAGTGTCCTTAAGCGAATCGAATTTCatggaactgaaactgaaagaGCAGCTGGTCGTCGTCGTTGAAGCCATGGCCGCCACCACAGCGGCGTCCCGATTGCAACAGCACACGTGCGGCTGTGGGGCAGCCTCTGCCACAACTATCGGCACCGGCAGTGCCACAACGACGATGACAACAAcggagaacaacaacaacagccgctatggcagcagcaacaagtaTCTGACAAACG GCCACACATCGCCTTTGGCAGCAGCGGTGGCCAGCAACAGTTCGTCTGTTGCCTCGACGCCGCAGTGCAGCAAAGTTTGCTGTCGGCATCAGTACCAAAATGGAATTTCCCACGAAttgaggcagcaacagcaaaaggaCCTCCTGGACatgttgcagcagcatcaacagcaacagcagcagcagcagcaacaacaacagcagcaacaacagcagcagcagcaacaacaacagcagcaacaacagcagcaacaacaacaacagcagcagcagcagcagcagcaacaacaacagaatccTCCGCCTCGCAGATCCCCAAATGATTTCATCTTTGGCCGCTACATCGGGGAAGGCAGCTTCAGCATGGTCTACCTGGCGGTGGACATTCACTCGCGACGCGAGTATGCAA TTAAAGTCTGCGAGAAGCGGCTGATCCTGCGCGAGCGCAAACAGGACTACATTAAGCGGGAGCGCGAGGTGATGCACATGATGACCAGTGTGCCCGGCTTCGTGAATCTCTCGTGCACTTTCCAAGACCAGCGTTCCCTCTACTTTGTGATGACCTACGCCCGCAAGGGCGACCTTCTGCCGTACATCAACCGGGTGGGCAGCTTCGATGTGGCCTGCACCCGTCACTATGCCGCCGAGCTGGTGCTCGCCTGCGAGCACATGCACCGCCGCAACGTCGTCCACCGCGACCTCAAGCCCGAGAACATCCTGCTCGACGAGGACATGCACACTCTTATCGCCGACTTTGGCTCCGCCAAGGTGATGACACCCCGCGAGCGTGCCTTTGCCTCCGAGCACTGTTCGGAAACGCGGCGCGGCAACTCggacgacgatgacgaggacAGCGACAAGCTGATCTACGATGACGAGGAGTATTACGACAAGGATTCGGAGTTGgatgatggcgatgacgatCAGCAGCACACCGCCGACGAGATGGACTCCCCGCGTCACCGCCAGCGCCGCTATGCTCGCCGTCGCAAGGGCAGCTTTGTGGGCACCGCCCAGTACGTGTCACCGGAGGTCCTGCAGAACGGCCCCATCACGCCCGCCGCCGATCTGTGGGCATTGGGCTGCATCATTTACCAAATGATCTCGGGCCTGCCGCCCTTCCGTGGCACCAACGACTATGTCATCTTCAAGGAGATCCTCGACTGTACCGTGGACTTCCCGCAGGGCTTCGACAAGGATGCCGAGGATCTAGTCAGGAAGCTGCTCAAGATCGAGCCCCGCGACCGCCTCGGCGCCCAGGATGAGTTCGGCTACTACGACAGCATCCGTGCACATCCCTTCTTCGCCGGCGTCAACTGGGAAACACTCCGCCAACAGACTCCACCTCCCATCTACCCCTACCTGCCCGGCGTCAGCCAGGACGAGGACTTCCGCTCCAGCTACAGTGTGCCCGGGGATCTGGAGCCCGGTCTCGATGAGCGCCAGATCACCCGCCTGCTCAGCGCCGAACTGGGAGTGGCCATGCCCGCCAAGCGGTCCACAGCTAAGA ACTCCTTTGACTTGAGCGATGCCGAGAAGCTGCAGCGTCTGGAGCAGCAGAAGACTGACAAGTGGCATGTGTTTGCCGACGGCGAGGTGATCCTCAAGAAGGGATTCGTGAACAAGCGCAAGGGACTGTTTGCCCGCAAGCGTATGCTTCTGCTCACGACTGGACCCCGCCTCATCTACATCGATCCAGTGCAGATGATCAAGAAGGGCGAGATCCGCTGGAGTCCTGAACTGCGGGCCGAATACAAGAACTTTAAGATCTTCTTTGTCCATACG CCGAGTCGCACCTACTACTTGGACGATCCCGAGGGCTATGCCATTCACTGGTCCGAGGCCATCGAGAATATGCGCAAGCTGAGCTACGGCGACTCCACCTCCTCATCCGCTTCCTCATCGGCCTCGACGTCATCGTCGTCGACGGGAGCCGCTACCATATCCTGCTcgagccgcagcagcaacagtctGGCTGTGGCCGCCGCCCACTCGAATTCATCTGCCGCCTCCTCGAACAGCTCTCCAACGGCACGACGCAGCTCGCCGGTGAATGCGCTCGGCAGCCGGCAACAGCAGGAGGCGAAAACAACGGGGACGTCGCCGACAAAGAAGACGGCGTCCAAGTGA
- the Pdk1 gene encoding 3-phosphoinositide-dependent protein kinase 1 isoform X4, translating to MRKSNGTQQQQQLQPCSGASIAAAATIVSAASSSSSSSNSSCSSIEQTQTSSQQQQTFNIAATTATTQAATMPSAMAKEKATTPVSLSESNFMELKLKEQLVVVVEAMAATTAASRLQQHTCGCGAASATTIGTGSATTTMTTTENNNNSRYGSSNKYLTNGHTSPLAAAVASNSSSVASTPQCSKVCCRHQYQNGISHELRQQQQKDLLDMLQQHQQQQQQQQQQQQQQQQQQQQQQQQQQQQQQQQQQQQQQQQQQQNPPPRRSPNDFIFGRYIGEGSFSMVYLAVDIHSRREYAIKVCEKRLILRERKQDYIKREREVMHMMTSVPGFVNLSCTFQDQRSLYFVMTYARKGDLLPYINRVGSFDVACTRHYAAELVLACEHMHRRNVVHRDLKPENILLDEDMHTLIADFGSAKVMTPRERAFASEHCSETRRGNSDDDDEDSDKLIYDDEEYYDKDSELDDGDDDQQHTADEMDSPRHRQRRYARRRKGSFVGTAQYVSPEVLQNGPITPAADLWALGCIIYQMISGLPPFRGTNDYVIFKEILDCTVDFPQGFDKDAEDLVRKLLKIEPRDRLGAQDEFGYYDSIRAHPFFAGVNWETLRQQTPPPIYPYLPGVSQDEDFRSSYSVPGDLEPGLDERQITRLLSAELGVAMPAKRSTAKNSFDLSDAEKLQRLEQQKTDKWHVFADGEVILKKGFVNKRKGLFARKRMLLLTTGPRLIYIDPVQMIKKGEIRWSPELRAEYKNFKIFFVHTPSRTYYLDDPEGYAIHWSEAIENMRKLSYGDSTSSSASSSASTSSSSTGAATISCSSRSSNSLAVAAAHSNSSAASSNSSPTARRSSPVNALGSRQQQEAKTTGTSPTKKTASK from the exons AGCAACGGtacacaacaacagcagcagcttcagcccTGCAGCGGGGCCAGCATTGCAGCGGCCGCCACCATCgtctcggctgcatcttcgagcagcagcagcagcaacagcagttgcagcagcattGAGCAGACACAGACGTCgtcgcagcaacagcaaacgtTCAACATTgctgccacaacagcaacgacaCAAGCGGCTACCATGCCGTCGGCAATGGCCAAGGAGAAAGCCACAACGCCAGTGTCCTTAAGCGAATCGAATTTCatggaactgaaactgaaagaGCAGCTGGTCGTCGTCGTTGAAGCCATGGCCGCCACCACAGCGGCGTCCCGATTGCAACAGCACACGTGCGGCTGTGGGGCAGCCTCTGCCACAACTATCGGCACCGGCAGTGCCACAACGACGATGACAACAAcggagaacaacaacaacagccgctatggcagcagcaacaagtaTCTGACAAACG GCCACACATCGCCTTTGGCAGCAGCGGTGGCCAGCAACAGTTCGTCTGTTGCCTCGACGCCGCAGTGCAGCAAAGTTTGCTGTCGGCATCAGTACCAAAATGGAATTTCCCACGAAttgaggcagcaacagcaaaaggaCCTCCTGGACatgttgcagcagcatcaacagcaacagcagcagcagcagcaacaacaacagcagcaacaacagcagcagcagcaacaacaacagcagcaacaacagcagcaacaacaacaacagcagcagcagcagcagcagcaacaacaacagaatccTCCGCCTCGCAGATCCCCAAATGATTTCATCTTTGGCCGCTACATCGGGGAAGGCAGCTTCAGCATGGTCTACCTGGCGGTGGACATTCACTCGCGACGCGAGTATGCAA TTAAAGTCTGCGAGAAGCGGCTGATCCTGCGCGAGCGCAAACAGGACTACATTAAGCGGGAGCGCGAGGTGATGCACATGATGACCAGTGTGCCCGGCTTCGTGAATCTCTCGTGCACTTTCCAAGACCAGCGTTCCCTCTACTTTGTGATGACCTACGCCCGCAAGGGCGACCTTCTGCCGTACATCAACCGGGTGGGCAGCTTCGATGTGGCCTGCACCCGTCACTATGCCGCCGAGCTGGTGCTCGCCTGCGAGCACATGCACCGCCGCAACGTCGTCCACCGCGACCTCAAGCCCGAGAACATCCTGCTCGACGAGGACATGCACACTCTTATCGCCGACTTTGGCTCCGCCAAGGTGATGACACCCCGCGAGCGTGCCTTTGCCTCCGAGCACTGTTCGGAAACGCGGCGCGGCAACTCggacgacgatgacgaggacAGCGACAAGCTGATCTACGATGACGAGGAGTATTACGACAAGGATTCGGAGTTGgatgatggcgatgacgatCAGCAGCACACCGCCGACGAGATGGACTCCCCGCGTCACCGCCAGCGCCGCTATGCTCGCCGTCGCAAGGGCAGCTTTGTGGGCACCGCCCAGTACGTGTCACCGGAGGTCCTGCAGAACGGCCCCATCACGCCCGCCGCCGATCTGTGGGCATTGGGCTGCATCATTTACCAAATGATCTCGGGCCTGCCGCCCTTCCGTGGCACCAACGACTATGTCATCTTCAAGGAGATCCTCGACTGTACCGTGGACTTCCCGCAGGGCTTCGACAAGGATGCCGAGGATCTAGTCAGGAAGCTGCTCAAGATCGAGCCCCGCGACCGCCTCGGCGCCCAGGATGAGTTCGGCTACTACGACAGCATCCGTGCACATCCCTTCTTCGCCGGCGTCAACTGGGAAACACTCCGCCAACAGACTCCACCTCCCATCTACCCCTACCTGCCCGGCGTCAGCCAGGACGAGGACTTCCGCTCCAGCTACAGTGTGCCCGGGGATCTGGAGCCCGGTCTCGATGAGCGCCAGATCACCCGCCTGCTCAGCGCCGAACTGGGAGTGGCCATGCCCGCCAAGCGGTCCACAGCTAAGA ACTCCTTTGACTTGAGCGATGCCGAGAAGCTGCAGCGTCTGGAGCAGCAGAAGACTGACAAGTGGCATGTGTTTGCCGACGGCGAGGTGATCCTCAAGAAGGGATTCGTGAACAAGCGCAAGGGACTGTTTGCCCGCAAGCGTATGCTTCTGCTCACGACTGGACCCCGCCTCATCTACATCGATCCAGTGCAGATGATCAAGAAGGGCGAGATCCGCTGGAGTCCTGAACTGCGGGCCGAATACAAGAACTTTAAGATCTTCTTTGTCCATACG CCGAGTCGCACCTACTACTTGGACGATCCCGAGGGCTATGCCATTCACTGGTCCGAGGCCATCGAGAATATGCGCAAGCTGAGCTACGGCGACTCCACCTCCTCATCCGCTTCCTCATCGGCCTCGACGTCATCGTCGTCGACGGGAGCCGCTACCATATCCTGCTcgagccgcagcagcaacagtctGGCTGTGGCCGCCGCCCACTCGAATTCATCTGCCGCCTCCTCGAACAGCTCTCCAACGGCACGACGCAGCTCGCCGGTGAATGCGCTCGGCAGCCGGCAACAGCAGGAGGCGAAAACAACGGGGACGTCGCCGACAAAGAAGACGGCGTCCAAGTGA